One genomic region from Pseudoduganella dura encodes:
- the uvrA gene encoding excinuclease ABC subunit UvrA, translated as MEEIRIRGARTHNLKNINLDLPRNKLIVITGLSGSGKSSLAFDTLYAEGQRRYVESLSAYARQFLQLMEKPDVDLIEGLSPAISIEQKATSHNPRSTVGTVTEIHDYLRLLYARVGTPYCINHPDHALSAQSVSQMVDAVLAMPEGTKLMIMAPVVANRKGEHVDLFEQMQAHGFVRFRVQSGTHEAKIYEVDDLPKLKKTEKHTIDVVIDRVKVNPEIKQRLAESFETALRLADGRAVAYDMDAGTEHVYSNKFACTSCGYSLQELEPRLFSFNNPMGACPECDGLGHIEFFDPKRIVAFPNLSLASGAVKGWDRRNQFYFSMLQSLATHYGFDLDAPFEKLSNTAQNAVLHGSGNKSIPFSYVNERGRAVVKEHAFEGVVNNLSRRYRETDSMAVKEELAKFINEKKCPTCEGARLRVEARHVKVGTGKQEKAIYEIAEKPLRDTLSFFEQLKLKGAKRDIADRIVKEIISRLSFLNNVGLDYLSLDRSADTLSGGEAQRIRLASQIGSGLTGVMYVLDEPSIGLHQRDNDRLIETLKHLRDIGNSVLVVEHDEDAIRTADYIVDMGKGAGVHGGDVIASGSLKDILKNKESLTAQYLNGTMRIEVPKKRHVADPNRQLVITGAKGNNLKNQTLSVPVGLLTCVTGVSGSGKSTLVNDTLYPALSRHLYGSQTEPAEHESISGLEHFDKVISVDQAPIGRTPRSNPATYTGLFTPIRDLFSTVPTAKERGYSAGRFSFNVKGGRCEACQGDGVLKVEMHFLPDVYVPCDVCHGKRYNRETLEVHYKGKNITQVLDMTVEDAHEFFKPVPTIARKLHTLLDVGLGYIKLGQSATTLSGGEAQRVKLSLELSKRDTGRTLYILDEPTTGLHFHDIDLLLKVIHRLRDQGNTLVIIEHNLDVIKTADWLVDLGPEGGAGGGRIIATGTPEEVAKNPDSVTGKYLVPLLKQK; from the coding sequence ATGGAAGAAATCCGCATTCGCGGCGCGCGTACGCACAACCTGAAGAACATCAACCTCGACCTGCCCCGCAACAAGCTGATCGTGATCACCGGGTTGTCCGGGTCCGGCAAGTCGTCGCTGGCGTTCGATACGCTGTACGCCGAAGGCCAGCGCCGCTACGTCGAATCGCTGTCGGCGTATGCGCGCCAGTTCCTGCAGCTGATGGAAAAGCCGGACGTGGACCTGATCGAAGGCCTGTCGCCGGCCATCTCGATCGAGCAGAAGGCCACGTCGCACAACCCGCGCTCCACTGTCGGCACCGTGACGGAAATCCACGATTACCTGCGCCTGCTGTATGCCCGCGTGGGCACGCCGTACTGCATCAACCACCCGGACCATGCGCTGTCGGCGCAATCGGTGTCGCAGATGGTCGATGCCGTGCTGGCCATGCCGGAAGGCACCAAGCTGATGATCATGGCGCCCGTGGTGGCCAACCGCAAGGGCGAGCACGTGGACCTGTTCGAGCAGATGCAGGCGCATGGCTTCGTGCGCTTCCGCGTGCAGAGCGGCACGCACGAGGCGAAGATCTACGAAGTGGACGATTTGCCGAAGCTGAAGAAAACGGAAAAGCACACGATCGACGTGGTCATCGACCGTGTGAAAGTGAATCCGGAGATCAAGCAGCGCCTGGCGGAAAGCTTCGAGACGGCGCTGCGCCTGGCCGACGGCCGCGCGGTGGCCTACGACATGGATGCCGGCACCGAACACGTGTACTCGAACAAGTTCGCCTGCACCAGCTGCGGCTATTCGCTGCAGGAGCTGGAGCCGCGGCTGTTCTCGTTCAATAACCCGATGGGCGCCTGCCCGGAATGCGATGGCCTGGGCCATATCGAGTTCTTCGATCCGAAGCGCATCGTGGCGTTCCCGAACCTGTCGCTCGCCTCCGGCGCCGTGAAAGGCTGGGACCGCCGCAACCAGTTCTACTTCTCGATGCTGCAGAGCCTGGCGACGCATTACGGTTTCGACCTCGATGCGCCGTTCGAGAAATTGTCCAACACCGCGCAGAACGCCGTGCTGCACGGTTCCGGCAACAAATCGATCCCGTTCTCGTACGTGAACGAGCGCGGCCGCGCGGTCGTCAAGGAGCACGCGTTCGAAGGCGTGGTCAACAACCTGTCGCGCCGTTACCGCGAAACCGACTCGATGGCCGTCAAGGAAGAACTGGCCAAGTTCATCAATGAGAAAAAGTGCCCCACCTGCGAAGGCGCGCGCCTGCGCGTGGAAGCGCGCCACGTGAAAGTGGGCACCGGCAAGCAGGAAAAGGCGATCTACGAGATCGCCGAGAAGCCGCTGCGCGACACGCTGTCGTTCTTCGAGCAGCTGAAGCTGAAGGGCGCCAAGCGCGACATCGCCGACCGTATCGTCAAGGAAATCATCTCGCGCCTCTCGTTCCTGAACAACGTGGGCCTGGATTACCTGTCGCTGGACCGTTCTGCCGACACGCTGTCCGGCGGCGAGGCGCAGCGTATCCGCCTGGCCTCGCAGATCGGTTCCGGCCTGACGGGCGTGATGTACGTGCTCGACGAACCGTCGATCGGCCTGCACCAGCGCGACAACGACCGCCTGATCGAAACGCTGAAGCACCTGCGCGACATCGGCAACAGCGTGCTGGTGGTGGAGCATGACGAGGATGCGATCCGCACCGCCGACTACATCGTCGACATGGGCAAGGGTGCCGGCGTGCACGGCGGCGACGTGATCGCGTCCGGTTCGCTGAAGGATATCCTGAAGAACAAGGAATCGCTGACGGCGCAGTACCTGAACGGCACCATGCGCATCGAGGTGCCGAAGAAGCGCCATGTGGCGGACCCGAACCGCCAGCTGGTGATCACCGGCGCCAAGGGCAACAACCTGAAGAACCAGACCCTGTCGGTGCCGGTCGGCCTGCTCACGTGCGTGACCGGCGTTTCCGGTTCCGGCAAATCGACGCTGGTGAACGATACGCTGTATCCGGCCCTGTCGCGCCACCTGTACGGTTCGCAGACGGAGCCGGCGGAACACGAGTCGATCAGCGGCCTGGAACATTTCGACAAGGTGATTTCCGTCGACCAGGCGCCGATCGGCCGCACGCCGCGCTCCAATCCCGCCACGTACACGGGCCTGTTCACGCCGATCCGCGACCTGTTCTCCACGGTGCCGACAGCGAAGGAACGGGGCTACAGCGCCGGCCGCTTCTCGTTCAACGTGAAGGGCGGCCGCTGCGAGGCGTGCCAGGGCGACGGTGTGCTGAAGGTGGAAATGCACTTCCTGCCGGACGTGTACGTGCCGTGCGACGTGTGCCACGGCAAGCGCTACAACCGCGAAACGCTCGAAGTCCACTACAAGGGCAAGAACATCACCCAGGTGCTGGACATGACGGTGGAAGACGCGCACGAGTTCTTCAAGCCCGTGCCGACCATCGCGCGCAAGCTGCACACGCTGCTGGACGTGGGCCTGGGCTACATCAAGCTGGGGCAGAGTGCCACCACGCTGTCGGGCGGCGAGGCGCAGCGCGTGAAACTGTCGCTGGAACTGTCCAAGCGCGATACGGGCCGCACGCTGTACATCCTCGACGAACCGACGACCGGCCTGCACTTCCACGACATCGACCTGCTGCTGAAGGTGATCCACCGGCTGCGCGACCAGGGCAACACGCTCGTGATCATCGAACACAACCTCGATGTGATCAAGACCGCCGACTGGCTCGTCGACCTGGGCCCCGAGGGCGGCGCCGGCGGCGGGCGCATCATCGCGACCGGCACCCCGGAAGAGGTGGCGAAGAATCCGGACAGCGTGACGGGCAAGTACCTGGTGCCGCTGCTGAAGCAGAAATAA
- the ssb gene encoding single-stranded DNA-binding protein, whose amino-acid sequence MASVNKVIIVGNLGRDPEIRYMPSGDAIANIAVATSFKSKDRNTGEQKEITEWHRISFFGRLAEIVGQYLKKGSSVYVEGRLQTRKYTDKDGVEKYATDIVAQEMQMLGGRGGAGDAMGGGDDMGGYDAPPSRPAPRPQQAAAPAPRPAPKPAPNFSDMDDDIPF is encoded by the coding sequence ATGGCATCTGTCAATAAAGTCATTATCGTCGGCAACCTGGGCCGCGACCCGGAAATCCGCTACATGCCGAGCGGCGATGCCATCGCGAACATTGCCGTGGCCACTTCCTTCAAGTCGAAGGACCGTAACACCGGCGAACAGAAGGAAATCACCGAGTGGCATCGCATCTCGTTCTTCGGCCGCCTGGCCGAGATCGTTGGCCAGTACCTGAAGAAAGGTTCGTCCGTCTACGTCGAGGGCCGCCTGCAGACCCGCAAGTACACCGACAAGGATGGCGTTGAAAAATACGCAACCGACATCGTCGCGCAGGAAATGCAGATGCTCGGCGGCCGCGGTGGCGCGGGCGACGCGATGGGTGGCGGTGACGACATGGGTGGCTACGATGCGCCGCCGAGCCGCCCGGCACCGCGTCCGCAGCAGGCCGCCGCGCCGGCACCACGCCCGGCACCGAAGCCGGCACCGAACTTCTCGGATATGGATGACGATATTCCCTTCTAA
- a CDS encoding alkene reductase gives MKAILQPAMLGGLALGNRVAMAPVTRSRAGRDGVPDDLAAQYYQQRASAGLLISEATNVSTMSAAFELAPGIYTPEQVAGWRRVAAAVHRDGGKLFMQLWHSGRVSSYALLGGAAPLSPSGVNDDLHLLQVYGMLRNGQYTRIAASPSRAMEREEIFSAVRAFGIGAANALDTGLDGVEIHAANGYLPQQFLSSLVNRRTDDFGGGVENRARFLRLVIESVMLSFPASRIGVRISPFALYNNAGDPALADTYGYLLRMLEEYGVGYVHAADTNAWGGVPDMDELLSLVRANYGGFVIANGGLSPEAADGLIRDGRADMVSFGRQFIANPDLVRRIAQGGPYNEPDPFTFYGGGSRGYVDYPALAA, from the coding sequence ATGAAAGCCATTTTGCAACCCGCGATGCTCGGCGGCCTCGCCCTTGGCAACCGCGTCGCCATGGCGCCGGTGACGCGCAGCCGTGCGGGCAGGGACGGGGTACCCGATGACCTCGCCGCACAATACTATCAACAACGCGCATCGGCCGGCCTCCTCATTTCGGAGGCCACCAATGTCTCCACCATGTCGGCGGCGTTCGAGCTGGCGCCGGGCATCTACACACCGGAACAGGTGGCAGGATGGCGGCGCGTCGCGGCGGCCGTTCACCGGGATGGTGGCAAGCTGTTTATGCAACTGTGGCACAGCGGGCGCGTCAGCTCTTATGCCCTGCTCGGCGGCGCGGCGCCACTGTCGCCATCGGGCGTCAACGACGACCTGCACCTGCTGCAGGTGTACGGCATGCTGCGCAACGGCCAGTACACGCGCATCGCTGCCTCGCCGTCGCGCGCCATGGAGCGGGAAGAGATCTTCAGTGCCGTCCGCGCATTCGGCATCGGGGCAGCCAACGCGCTCGATACGGGGCTCGATGGCGTGGAGATCCACGCGGCCAACGGCTACCTGCCGCAGCAGTTCCTGTCGTCTCTTGTGAACCGGCGCACCGACGACTTCGGCGGCGGCGTCGAGAACCGCGCAAGGTTCCTGCGTCTGGTGATCGAGTCGGTGATGCTGTCGTTCCCTGCCTCGCGCATCGGCGTGCGCATCTCGCCGTTCGCGTTGTACAACAATGCCGGCGACCCTGCGCTGGCCGATACCTATGGCTACCTGCTGCGCATGCTCGAAGAGTACGGGGTCGGCTACGTCCACGCGGCCGACACGAATGCCTGGGGCGGCGTGCCGGACATGGATGAACTACTGTCGCTTGTCCGCGCAAACTACGGCGGCTTCGTGATCGCCAACGGTGGCTTGAGCCCCGAGGCGGCCGACGGGCTGATTCGCGACGGCCGGGCGGATATGGTGTCTTTCGGCCGGCAATTCATCGCCAACCCCGACCTGGTGCGCCGCATCGCGCAGGGCGGACCCTACAACGAGCCCGATCCGTTCACGTTCTATGGCGGGGGTTCCCGAGGCTATGTGGACTATCCGGCGCTTGCCGCGTGA
- a CDS encoding LysR family transcriptional regulator — MDRFSELNAFCAVATSSGFSAAGRLLGLVPSTVARLVDGLEARLGAPLLNRSTRQVTLTEAGTEYFVRAQAILASLEEADAAAGSAHSGPQGLLRVSAPVAFTRLYIAPHLAELQLRHPRLELELMVSDALSDMVGEAIDVAIRIGAANSQPDLVARPLAGHRRIVCASPAYLERCGTPQVPADLLRHECLRFAYTSLLRRPGWRFLKDGETLEIAVRGRLIANSSDVLRQAALDGAGVALLPDWLVSADVEDGRLAALLADFESNPGPMDVGVFAVYQPSRRGSGKVRAFVDFIAERLKDSCGIGCP; from the coding sequence ATGGACCGCTTTTCGGAACTTAATGCCTTCTGCGCCGTTGCCACGAGCAGCGGCTTTTCCGCCGCGGGCAGGCTGCTCGGGCTGGTACCGTCCACGGTCGCGCGCCTCGTTGACGGCCTCGAGGCGCGGCTGGGCGCTCCGTTGCTGAACCGGTCGACGCGCCAGGTCACGCTGACCGAGGCCGGCACCGAATATTTCGTGAGGGCGCAGGCCATCCTGGCCAGCCTCGAAGAGGCCGACGCCGCCGCGGGTTCTGCACACTCGGGGCCGCAAGGACTGCTGAGGGTGAGCGCGCCGGTCGCCTTTACCCGGCTGTACATCGCGCCGCACCTAGCCGAGCTCCAGCTACGCCATCCGCGGCTGGAACTGGAACTGATGGTGTCCGACGCGCTGTCGGACATGGTGGGAGAGGCGATCGACGTGGCGATCCGCATCGGCGCCGCGAACAGCCAGCCGGACCTGGTGGCCAGGCCGCTCGCCGGCCACCGGCGCATCGTATGCGCCAGTCCTGCCTATCTCGAACGCTGTGGCACCCCGCAAGTGCCCGCGGACCTGCTCCGGCACGAATGCCTTCGCTTCGCGTACACCAGCCTGTTGCGCCGACCGGGATGGCGCTTCCTGAAGGATGGCGAGACCCTCGAGATCGCGGTGCGGGGCAGGCTCATTGCCAACAGTTCGGACGTGCTGCGCCAGGCGGCGCTCGATGGCGCGGGCGTCGCGCTGCTGCCCGACTGGCTGGTCAGCGCGGATGTGGAGGACGGCAGGCTGGCCGCCTTGCTGGCGGACTTCGAGAGCAACCCGGGCCCGATGGACGTGGGCGTGTTCGCCGTCTACCAGCCGAGCCGGCGCGGCTCCGGCAAGGTGCGGGCATTCGTTGACTTCATCGCCGAGCGTCTCAAGGATTCGTGTGGGATCGGCTGCCCATGA
- a CDS encoding FAD binding domain-containing protein, translating into MNKEAKTDGRKAVVIGGSIGGLTTAALLRREGWDVEVFERSPSDLSGRGGGLVLQGDMLRALHQADIGWHGTPGVTTVDRIFLDQDDNVIRRLHMPQTQTSWNALYGVLWDAQPAVHAGLALTVYEQRSDMVIAQLTDGREVRADLLVGADGARSKVRRQMFPDLLPRYAGYVAWRGLIPETELPEALRDRLDHTFVFQEGERHMFLTYPVPGTDGATGFGQRRWNWVWYRPVAAGAMLHAILTDRDGQRHEASLPPGAMTRETAHGLRAEAGSILAPSLRALVEATAQPFVQAIVDLQAPVLRDGRVLLLGDAAAVIRPHTASGTGKAAADAMALAHALREGYSDSRLGAWERVRLAAARELGQWGVELGAGIMGSRSHTNP; encoded by the coding sequence ATGAACAAGGAAGCTAAAACGGATGGCCGCAAGGCCGTCGTCATCGGGGGTTCCATCGGCGGGCTGACCACTGCGGCACTGCTGCGCCGCGAAGGATGGGACGTGGAAGTCTTCGAGCGCTCGCCTTCGGACCTGTCCGGCCGCGGCGGCGGGCTGGTGCTGCAGGGCGACATGCTGCGTGCCCTTCACCAGGCCGATATCGGCTGGCACGGCACACCTGGTGTAACGACGGTCGACCGCATCTTCCTCGACCAGGACGACAACGTGATCCGGCGGCTGCACATGCCGCAGACGCAGACCTCGTGGAATGCGCTATACGGCGTGCTGTGGGATGCCCAGCCGGCAGTGCACGCCGGTCTAGCATTGACGGTATACGAACAGCGGTCCGACATGGTGATCGCGCAACTGACGGATGGACGGGAAGTGCGTGCCGATCTGCTGGTTGGCGCCGACGGCGCCCGCTCGAAGGTGCGCAGGCAGATGTTCCCCGATCTCCTGCCGCGCTATGCGGGCTACGTGGCGTGGCGCGGCTTAATTCCGGAAACGGAACTGCCGGAAGCGTTGCGGGACCGGCTCGACCACACGTTCGTGTTCCAGGAAGGGGAGCGGCACATGTTCCTTACCTATCCCGTACCGGGCACGGACGGCGCCACCGGCTTTGGCCAACGGCGCTGGAACTGGGTATGGTACCGCCCGGTGGCTGCCGGCGCGATGCTCCATGCCATCCTGACCGACAGGGATGGCCAGCGACACGAGGCATCGCTGCCGCCCGGCGCCATGACGCGCGAAACGGCGCATGGATTACGCGCGGAAGCAGGCTCCATCCTGGCGCCTTCGCTGCGGGCGCTGGTCGAGGCGACTGCGCAGCCGTTCGTCCAGGCGATCGTCGATTTGCAGGCACCGGTATTGCGGGATGGGCGCGTGCTGCTTCTGGGCGACGCCGCGGCCGTCATCCGGCCGCATACCGCCAGCGGTACCGGCAAGGCGGCGGCGGATGCGATGGCGTTGGCCCATGCGCTGCGCGAGGGTTACTCAGACAGCCGGCTGGGCGCCTGGGAACGCGTGCGCCTGGCGGCGGCCCGCGAGCTGGGGCAGTGGGGTGTGGAACTCGGCGCCGGCATCATGGGCAGCCGATCCCACACGAATCCTTGA
- a CDS encoding c-type cytochrome translates to MKTKLIVTGLLGAGAILALLYGWSREPAMPAAAAQMPAASAQVLEEGRRIVALGDCMVCHTSTTGRAYAGGLPLKTPFGTIYSTNITPDAETGIGRWTQAAFTRALRRGIASDGHLLYPAFPYTHYTRMSDRDIGLAYAYLMSRPAVHYTPPQNDLVFPLNFRPLLAFWNVLFLTPGTGSEAPRDGTTIKRGSYLVDTLGHCASCHSGLNPLGGERKPAFGGGEIDGWHAPALTRLARGRNPWSEQQLADYLHSGLALGHGAAKGPMRPVAERLAEVPRADAVAMARYLISIQETPPTGSTGTSIAAASAASTIAQGRIIFAAACANCHAPPAAMMRIGGRPALARSSALLSDTPVNFVQTVLAGIPWNSGSAVYMPPFAPALTDEQIASLAVYLRQDLGGQAAWQDVARQSAAIRKELRP, encoded by the coding sequence ATGAAGACCAAACTGATTGTCACCGGGCTGCTGGGCGCGGGCGCGATCCTCGCACTGTTATATGGCTGGAGCCGCGAGCCGGCGATGCCCGCCGCGGCCGCGCAAATGCCCGCGGCATCCGCCCAAGTGCTGGAGGAAGGACGGCGCATCGTCGCGCTCGGCGACTGCATGGTTTGCCACACCTCGACCACCGGCAGGGCCTATGCGGGCGGGCTGCCGCTGAAGACGCCGTTCGGCACCATCTACAGCACCAACATCACGCCGGATGCCGAAACGGGCATCGGGCGCTGGACCCAGGCTGCCTTCACGCGAGCACTGCGCCGCGGCATCGCCAGCGATGGCCACCTGCTTTACCCGGCCTTCCCGTATACGCACTACACGCGCATGAGCGACCGCGACATCGGTCTGGCGTACGCATACCTGATGAGCCGGCCGGCCGTGCACTACACCCCGCCGCAGAACGACCTCGTCTTTCCGTTGAACTTCCGGCCGCTGCTGGCGTTCTGGAACGTGCTGTTCCTCACGCCCGGCACCGGCTCGGAAGCGCCGCGGGATGGCACGACGATCAAGCGCGGCAGCTACCTCGTCGACACCCTCGGGCACTGCGCTTCCTGCCACAGCGGCCTGAATCCGCTGGGCGGGGAGCGCAAGCCGGCGTTCGGCGGCGGCGAGATCGACGGCTGGCATGCGCCGGCACTGACGCGGCTCGCGCGGGGGCGCAACCCCTGGTCCGAGCAGCAGCTTGCCGACTACCTGCACAGCGGCCTGGCCCTCGGGCACGGCGCGGCCAAAGGGCCGATGCGGCCCGTGGCCGAGCGGCTTGCCGAAGTGCCGCGCGCGGATGCTGTGGCTATGGCCAGGTACCTGATTAGCATCCAGGAAACCCCACCAACAGGATCGACCGGGACGTCGATCGCCGCGGCATCGGCAGCAAGCACCATCGCCCAAGGCAGAATTATCTTCGCCGCCGCCTGCGCAAACTGCCACGCCCCGCCCGCCGCGATGATGCGGATCGGCGGCCGCCCCGCGCTTGCCCGCAGCAGCGCCCTGCTGTCCGATACGCCGGTCAATTTCGTGCAGACCGTCCTCGCGGGCATCCCGTGGAACAGCGGCTCCGCCGTGTATATGCCGCCATTCGCGCCGGCCTTGACCGACGAGCAGATCGCCAGCCTGGCGGTCTACCTGCGCCAGGACTTGGGCGGACAGGCAGCATGGCAAGACGTCGCCAGGCAAAGCGCAGCCATTCGCAAGGAACTTCGACCATGA
- a CDS encoding (2Fe-2S)-binding protein, with amino-acid sequence MTTNLKLNGRATRFSSDPDTPLLYVLRNEGRLNGAKFGCGMGQCGACTVIVDGEAVFSCLAPLATLEGRSVRTVESLGTATAPGPLQAAFIRHQAAQCGYCIAGMLMRAQALLDRIPQPTDQQIREHMEPNLCRCGTHTRIFAAIKDVANGGNP; translated from the coding sequence ATGACCACCAACCTGAAGCTGAACGGCCGCGCAACGCGGTTTTCCTCCGACCCCGACACGCCCCTGCTCTACGTGCTGCGCAACGAAGGGAGACTGAACGGCGCGAAGTTCGGTTGCGGCATGGGCCAGTGCGGCGCCTGTACCGTGATCGTCGATGGCGAAGCCGTGTTCTCGTGCCTCGCGCCGCTGGCTACGCTGGAGGGGCGCTCCGTGCGCACCGTGGAGAGCCTGGGAACGGCCACCGCGCCGGGGCCGCTCCAGGCGGCCTTCATCCGGCACCAGGCGGCGCAATGCGGCTACTGCATCGCCGGGATGCTGATGCGCGCGCAGGCCCTGCTTGACCGGATTCCGCAACCGACCGACCAGCAGATCCGCGAGCACATGGAGCCGAACCTGTGCCGCTGCGGCACGCACACGCGTATCTTCGCGGCCATCAAGGACGTGGCCAATGGAGGCAACCCATGA
- a CDS encoding xanthine dehydrogenase family protein molybdopterin-binding subunit codes for MSIDNQVNTGRRAFLGGGALVVAFSLLPSLARAEFNGMGVPPVANPKLAGSLQRTPMLDAWIRIAPDGRVTVCSGKVELGTGVRTALMQVACEQLALPLQEIQFIAGDTDLTPNEGFTAGSHTMADSGTALLHASAQVATLLREGAARRWGVAPRQVRLREGRAVGPGGRSMHFGEAIAGITLRRAASEVSELKPPVTYSVIGKAVPRVDIPAKVTGGQAYVQDLRLPGMLHARVVRPPRPGAKLAGVDVDAVRKMKGAHSVVRNGDYLAVIAAEEWHAIQAMYALTATAKWEGGATLPGPGTIHDYLQRVPSQDEAILQRGGALRPGLRTVRNRYTRQYVLHGSIGPSCAVAHLDVARMTVWTHSQGVFPLRQALAEMLAMKPDAVHCIHAEGSGCYGQNGADDVAADAALLAREVPGRPIRVQLMREQENLWEPFAPAMVSTVVAALGPDNRIDYWQYEVWSGSHNERPGNAGKLLPAQMLARPFVPSPSLPMPQPEGGGDRNALPLYEVPNIRVVNHFLPVTPLRTSAMRSLGAHLNILAIESTMDQLAALARVDTVQFRLAHLAAQPRAQAVIRSAAHRFGWSGQQSARPGHGIGFGFGQYKNTMAYVAIAIEIFFDEDKHEVHVLKVSAAADCGQVVNPDGARNQLEGGIIQSTSWTLLEALRYGEDGVKSFDWATYPILRFSGVPRRIDIALLDQPGQPFLGVAEAAQGPMAAALANAFAHAAGKRALHFPLLAAS; via the coding sequence ATGAGCATCGACAACCAGGTCAATACAGGGCGCCGGGCATTCCTCGGGGGCGGCGCGTTGGTCGTCGCGTTCTCCTTGCTGCCATCGCTGGCTCGCGCGGAATTCAACGGCATGGGCGTGCCGCCGGTCGCCAACCCGAAGCTGGCGGGCAGCCTGCAGCGCACACCCATGCTGGATGCCTGGATCCGCATCGCGCCTGATGGCCGCGTGACCGTCTGCAGCGGCAAGGTGGAACTCGGCACGGGCGTGCGCACGGCGCTGATGCAGGTCGCCTGCGAGCAGCTCGCGCTGCCCCTGCAGGAAATCCAGTTCATCGCCGGCGACACGGATTTGACGCCGAACGAGGGCTTCACCGCCGGTAGCCACACGATGGCAGACAGCGGCACGGCGCTGCTGCACGCAAGCGCCCAGGTGGCCACGCTGTTGCGCGAGGGTGCCGCACGCCGCTGGGGCGTGGCACCGCGCCAGGTGCGGCTCCGCGAAGGCCGGGCCGTCGGGCCGGGTGGCCGTTCGATGCACTTTGGCGAGGCGATTGCCGGCATCACGCTGCGGCGCGCCGCGTCCGAAGTGTCGGAACTGAAGCCGCCGGTGACGTATTCGGTCATCGGCAAGGCGGTGCCGCGCGTGGATATCCCGGCCAAGGTGACCGGCGGCCAGGCCTATGTGCAGGACCTGCGGCTGCCGGGCATGCTGCATGCGCGTGTCGTGCGACCGCCGCGGCCCGGCGCGAAGCTGGCCGGCGTGGATGTGGACGCAGTGAGGAAAATGAAGGGCGCGCACTCCGTGGTCCGCAATGGCGACTACCTGGCCGTCATCGCGGCGGAAGAATGGCATGCGATCCAGGCGATGTACGCACTGACAGCCACTGCGAAATGGGAGGGGGGAGCAACGCTGCCCGGCCCGGGGACGATCCATGACTACCTGCAGCGCGTTCCGTCGCAGGACGAGGCGATCCTGCAGCGCGGCGGTGCGCTGCGCCCCGGGTTGCGCACGGTTCGCAACCGGTACACCCGGCAGTACGTGCTGCACGGCTCGATCGGGCCATCGTGCGCCGTGGCGCACCTGGACGTTGCGCGCATGACAGTCTGGACGCATAGCCAGGGCGTGTTCCCCCTGCGCCAGGCCCTTGCCGAAATGCTGGCGATGAAGCCTGACGCCGTGCACTGCATCCATGCCGAGGGTTCCGGCTGCTACGGGCAGAACGGTGCCGACGATGTCGCGGCCGATGCGGCACTGCTGGCCCGCGAGGTACCCGGCCGGCCGATCCGGGTGCAGCTGATGCGGGAGCAGGAAAACCTGTGGGAGCCGTTCGCCCCCGCCATGGTGAGCACGGTCGTCGCCGCCCTGGGCCCGGACAATCGGATCGACTACTGGCAGTACGAAGTGTGGAGCGGCTCGCACAACGAAAGGCCCGGGAACGCAGGCAAGCTGCTGCCTGCGCAAATGCTGGCCAGGCCGTTCGTGCCGTCGCCCTCCCTTCCCATGCCACAACCGGAGGGCGGCGGCGACCGGAATGCGCTGCCGCTGTACGAAGTGCCGAACATCCGCGTGGTGAACCACTTCCTGCCGGTCACACCGCTGCGCACGTCGGCGATGCGCTCGCTGGGGGCGCATCTCAATATCCTTGCAATCGAAAGCACGATGGACCAGCTGGCCGCGCTGGCACGCGTCGATACGGTGCAGTTTCGTCTTGCGCACCTTGCTGCGCAGCCACGCGCGCAGGCCGTGATACGCAGTGCGGCACATCGGTTCGGCTGGTCGGGCCAACAGTCCGCGCGGCCCGGGCACGGAATCGGTTTCGGCTTCGGCCAGTACAAGAACACGATGGCTTACGTAGCGATCGCCATCGAGATCTTCTTTGATGAGGACAAGCATGAGGTCCACGTGCTCAAGGTATCGGCGGCTGCGGATTGCGGGCAGGTCGTCAATCCGGACGGGGCCAGGAATCAGCTGGAGGGCGGCATCATCCAGTCCACCAGCTGGACGCTGCTCGAAGCGCTGCGCTACGGCGAGGATGGCGTGAAGAGCTTCGACTGGGCAACCTATCCGATCCTGCGCTTTTCCGGTGTGCCGCGCAGGATCGATATTGCATTGCTGGACCAGCCGGGGCAGCCCTTTCTCGGGGTCGCCGAGGCGGCGCAGGGACCGATGGCGGCCGCGCTGGCCAATGCGTTCGCGCACGCTGCCGGGAAGCGGGCATTGCACTTCCCCCTCTTGGCGGCCAGTTGA
- a CDS encoding response regulator transcription factor, translating into MPVIAVDNGNRYIPAQVTADLAEYIETEALSAREAEVLSIVAAGNSNKHVAKILGISEDTVKVHMRAVLAKLGARDRTHAVAIAFRRGILTSKT; encoded by the coding sequence ATGCCAGTCATCGCTGTGGACAATGGCAATCGCTACATCCCAGCGCAGGTCACTGCTGATCTTGCCGAGTACATCGAAACAGAAGCACTATCGGCACGGGAAGCAGAAGTGCTGTCCATCGTGGCGGCCGGGAATTCGAACAAGCACGTGGCAAAGATCCTTGGTATCTCCGAGGACACCGTGAAGGTGCACATGCGCGCCGTTCTGGCCAAGTTGGGCGCACGTGACCGAACGCATGCTGTGGCAATCGCTTTCCGACGCGGCATACTTACTTCCAAGACCTGA